A single window of Planctomycetia bacterium DNA harbors:
- a CDS encoding methyltransferase, whose translation MTTPFFYEHQGWCPICATPARFTAREAWFRDHLLCGTCGSIPRERALALLLNRRLPGWAGLRIHESSPMPRGISQQLRDRAPAYVPSQYFPGEQLGRSVRGFRNENLEAQTFADGSFDLVVTLDVFEHVNEPAQALREICRTLVPGGVHVFTVPTYKGRTTSERRARFLPDGRVEHLAPPEYHGNPVDESGSLVTFHYGYDLATLIADWCGMHCEVTRFHDAGHGILGEFTEVYWTTRPA comes from the coding sequence GTGACCACACCGTTCTTCTACGAGCATCAGGGCTGGTGTCCGATCTGCGCGACGCCGGCCCGGTTCACGGCCCGCGAGGCCTGGTTTCGCGATCACCTGCTCTGCGGCACGTGCGGCTCGATCCCGCGGGAGCGGGCGCTGGCACTGCTGCTGAACCGCCGGCTGCCGGGCTGGGCCGGCTTGCGGATCCACGAGTCGTCGCCGATGCCGCGGGGGATCTCGCAGCAGCTGCGCGATCGCGCGCCGGCCTACGTCCCCTCGCAATACTTCCCGGGTGAGCAATTGGGACGGAGCGTTCGCGGGTTTCGCAACGAGAACCTCGAAGCCCAGACGTTTGCCGACGGCAGTTTCGACCTCGTCGTCACCCTCGACGTCTTCGAGCACGTCAACGAGCCCGCGCAGGCGCTCCGGGAGATCTGCCGCACGCTCGTGCCCGGGGGCGTCCACGTGTTCACCGTGCCCACCTACAAGGGGCGGACGACGAGCGAGCGCCGTGCCCGGTTTCTCCCCGACGGGCGGGTCGAGCATCTCGCCCCGCCGGAGTACCACGGCAACCCGGTGGACGAGAGCGGCTCGCTGGTCACGTTTCACTACGGCTATGACCTGGCGACACTCATCGCGGACTGGTGCGGCATGCACTGTGAGGTGACGCGGTTCCACGACGCCGGCCACGGCATCCTCGGCGAATTCACCGAGGTCTACTGGACGACCCGGCCCGCCTGA